Proteins from a single region of Oryza brachyantha chromosome 6, ObraRS2, whole genome shotgun sequence:
- the LOC102718282 gene encoding cellulose synthase-like protein D2, whose protein sequence is MASNGGGGGLRHSNSSRLSRMSYSGDEGRAQAPGGGGGGGGDRPMVTFARRTHSGRYVSYSRDDLDSEVGNSGDFSPDRQEFLNYHVTIPATPDNQPMEVAMDPAISARVEEQYVSNSLFTGGFNSVTRAHLMDKVIESEASHPQMAGAKGSSCAINGCDGKVMSDERGEDILPCECDFKICAECFGDAVKNGGVCPGCKEPYKATELDDLVGSAAAAAAGGRPTLSLPPPPGGLPAASRMERRLSIMRSQKAMTRSQTGDWDHNRWLFETKGTYGYGNAIWPKENEVDNGGGGGGGGLGGGDSQPAEFTSKPWRPLTRKLKIPAGVLSPYRLLILIRMAVLGLFLAWRIKHKNEDAMWLWGMSVICELWFGLSWLLDQLPKLCPVNRATDLAVLKDKFETPTPSNPNGRSDLPGLDIFVSTADPDKEPPLVTANTILSILAADYPVEKLSCYVSDDGGALLTFEAMAEAASFANMWVPFCRKHDIEPRNPESYFNLKRDPYKNKVRSDFVKDRRRVKREYDEFKVRINGLPDSIRRRSDAYHAREEIKAMKRQREAALDDVVEAVKIAKATWMADGTHWPGTWIQPSAEHARGDHAGIIQVMLKPPSDDPLYGSSGEEGRPLDFTEVDIRLPMLVYVSREKRPGYDHNKKAGAMNALVRSSAVMSNGPFILNLDCDHYVYNSQAFREGMCFMMDRGGDRIGYVQFPQRFEGIDPSDRYANHNTVFFDVNMRALDGIMGPVYVGTGCLFRRIALYGFDPPRSKEHSGCCSCCFPQRRKVKTSTIASEERQALRMADFDDEEMNMSQFPKKFGNSNFLINSIPIAEFQGRPLADHPGVKNGRPPGALTVPRDLLDASTVAEAISVISCWYEDKTEWGQRVGWIYGSVTEDVVTGYRMHNRGWKSVYCVTKRDAFRGTAPINLTDRLHQVLRWATGSVEIFFSRNNALLASRKMKFLQRIAYLNVGIYPFTSIFLIVYCFLPALSLFSGQFIVRTLNVAFLTYLLVITLTMCMLAVLEIKWSGISLEEWWRNEQFWLIGGTSAHLAAVLQGLLKVIAGIEISFTLTSKSGGDEADDDFADLYIVKWTSLMIPPIVIMMVNLIAIAVGFSRTIYSEIPQWSKLLGGVFFSFWVLAHLYPFAKGLMGRRGRTPTIVFVWSGLLAITISLLWVAINPPSQNSQIGGSFTFP, encoded by the exons ATGGCTtccaacggcggcggcggcgggttgcgtcacagcaacagcagccgCCTCTCGCGCATGTCCTACTCCGGCGATGAGGGCCGCGCTCAGGctcccggtggcggcggcggcggcggcggcgacaggccGATGGTGACGTTCGCCCGCCGCACCCACTCCGGGCGCTACGTGAGCTACTCCCGCGACGACCTCGACAGCGAGGTCGGCAACAGCGGCGACTTCTCGCCGGACAGGCAGGAGTTCCTCAACTACCACGTGACCATCCCGGCGACCCCGGACAACCAGCCGATGGAGGTGGCCATGGACCCGGCCATCTCCGCCCGCGTCGAGGAGCAGTACGTCTCCAACTCGCTCTTCACCGGCGGCTTCAACAGCGTCACCCGCGCCCACCTCATGGACAAGGTCATCGAGTCGGAGGCCAGCCACCCGCAGATGGCCGGCGCCAAGGGCTCCTCCTGCGCCATCAACGGCTGCGACGGCAAGGTCAtgagcgacgagcgcggcgaggacaTCCTCCCCTGCGAGTGCGACTTCAAGATCTGCGCCGAGTGCTTCGGCGACGCCGTCAAGAACGGCGGCGTCTGCCCCGGCTGCAAGGAGCCTTACAAGGCCACGGAGCTTGACGACCTGGTCGgtagcgccgccgccgccgccgccggcggcaggcCGACGCTGTCGCTGCCTCCACCGCCCGGCGGcttgccggcggcgtcgaggatGGAGAGGCGGCTGTCGATAATGCGGTCGCAGAAGGCCATGACCAGGAGCCAGACCGGCGATTGGGATCACAACCGGTGGCTGTTCGAGACCAAAGGAACATACGGGTATGGCAATGCAATCTGGCCCAAGGAGAACGAGGTcgacaatggcggcggcggcggcggcggcgggctgggTGGAGGCGACAGCCAGCCGGCAGAGTTCACGAGCAAGCCATGGAGGCCGCTCACTCGGAAGCTCAAGATTCCTGCTGGTGTGCTTAGCCCATACAG GCTTCTTATTCTTATCCGCATGGCTGTTCTTGGTCTGTTCCTTGCATGGAGAATTAAGCACAAGAATGAGGATGCAATGTGGCTGTGGGGCATGTCTGTTATTTGTGAACTCTGGTTTGGGCTCTCTTGGCTCTTGGATCAGCTGCCAAAGTTGTGCCCTGTTAACCGAGCAACTGACCTTGCTGTACTGAAAGATAAATTTGAGACCCCGACGCCATCGAACCCTAACGGAAGATCTGATCTGCCAGGACTTGATATATTTGTGTCTACTGCTGATCCAGATAAAGAACCCCCATTGGTCACAGCAAATACTATTCTGTCTATCCTTGCTGCTGATTATCCTGTTGAGAAGCTTTCTTGCTATGTTTCTGATGATGGAGGCGCTCTCCTGACATTTGAAGCAATGGCTGAAGCCGCTAGCTTTGCTAACATGTGGGTCCCCTTTTGTCGCAAACATGACATTGAGCCTCGCAACCCTGAGAGCTACTTTAATCTCAAGAGGGACCCATACAAGAACAAGGTTCGCTCTGATTTTGTCAAGGACAGAAGAAGGGTGAAGAGGGAGTATGACGAGTTCAAGGTCAGGATTAATGGCTTACCTGATTcaatccgccgccgctccgatgCATATCATGCCAGAGAAGAAATCAAGGCCATGAAGCGGCAGCGAGAGGCTGCTCTTGATGACGTGGTGGAGGCGGTTAAAATCGCTAAAGCTACCTGGATGGCTGATGGCACACATTGGCCAGGTACCTGGATTCAGCCCTCTGCTGAGCATGCTCGGGGTGACCATGCTGGAATAATCCAG GTAATGCTGAAACCTCCTAGTGATGATCCCTTGTATGGGAGCAGTGGTGAAGAAGGCAGACCTCTTGATTTCACCGAAGTTGACATCCGTTTGCCAATGTTGGTCTATGTGTCCCGAGAGAAGCGTCCTGGTTATGATCACAACAAGAAGGCTGGTGCGATGAATGCCTTGGTCCGCTCATCTGCTGTCATGTCAAATGGACCTTTCATCCTTAACCTTGATTGTGATCACTATGTTTACAACTCACAAGCTTTCCGTGAAGGCATGTGCTTCATGATGGATCGTGGTGGTGACCGTATTGGCTATGTCCAGTTCCCACAACGGTTTGAGGGCATTGATCCATCAGATCGATATGCTAACCACAACACTGTCTTCTTTGATGTCAACATGCGTGCACTAGATGGTATCATGGGACCAGTCTACGTTGGCACTGGATGCCTTTTCCGTCGCATTGCTTTATATGGTTTTGACCCACCACGCTCCAAGGAACATAGTGGTTGCTGCAGCTGTTGTTTCCCTCAGAGGCGCAAGGTCAAAACTTCAACAATTGCATCTGAAGAGAGACAGGCTTTGAGAATGGCAGACTTTGATGATGAGGAAATGAACATGTCACAATTTCCCAAGAAGTTCGGTAACTCAAACTTCCTCATCAACTCTATTCCGATTGCTGAATTCCAAGGGAGACCTCTTGCTGACCATCCTGGAGTTAAAAATGGACGTCCTCCTGGTGCACTCACTGTCCCTCGCGACCTTCTTGATGCTTCCACAGTTGCCGAAGCTATCAGTGTCATCTCATGCTGGTACGAAGATAAGACCGAGTGGGGTCAGCGTGTTGGATGGATCTATGGTTCAGTCACAGAGGATGTGGTAACTGGTTACAGGATGCACAACCGTGGATGGAAATCAGTTTACTGTGTCACCAAACGTGATGCTTTTCGTGGCACTGCACCAATCAACCTTACTGACCGTCTCCATCAGGTGCTGCGGTGGGCTACTGGTTCAGTCGAAATCTTCTTCTCCCGCAACAATGCACTACTTGCAAGCCGAAAGATGAAGTTTCTTCAGAGGATTGCGTACCTGAACGTTGGTATATACCCCTTCACTTCAATCTTCCTCATTGTCTACTGCTTCCTGCCAGCATTGTCCCTCTTCTCTGGGCAGTTCATTGTGCGGACGCTAAATGTGGCATTCCTGACCTATCTGCTTGTCATCACTCTAACAATGTGCATGCTTGCGGTGCTCGAGATCAAGTGGTCAGGTATCAGTTTGGAGGAATGGTGGAGGAATGAGCAGTTCTGGCTTATCGGAGGAACTAGTGCCCACCTTGCTGCCGTGCTCCAGGGTCTTCTCAAGGTGATTGCTGGTATCGAGATCTCCTTCACGCTGACATCCAAATCTGGAGGAGATGAAGCAGACGACGATTTTGCTGATCTCTACATCGTCAAGTGGACGTCGCTCATGATCCCACCAATTGTCATCATGATGGTGAACCTGATTGCTATCGCTGTTGGGTTCAGCAGGACAATATACAGCGAAATCCCTCAGTGGAGCAAGCTCCTGGGTGGTGTGTTCTTCAGCTTCTGGGTGCTGGCTCACCTGTACCCATTTGCCAAGGGGCTGATGGGAAGGAGAGGGCGGACACCGACCATCGTCTTCGTCTGGTCTGGCCTCCTCGCCATCACCATCTCATTGCTGTGGGTGGCCATCAACCCGCCGTCGCAGAACTCGCAGATAGGCGGCTCCTTCACATTCCCCTGA